From the genome of Capsicum annuum cultivar UCD-10X-F1 chromosome 4, UCD10Xv1.1, whole genome shotgun sequence:
TTGTATTTCGACAACTAACACCTAAAAATGACGATTTGATTTATGTATACTGAAAatgtaaataatatatatttttttcgcACCACCAACAATCTTGATTTTGTTATACTTTAGTAGGGATAATTTACTTTATTTCCTAGAGtaacaaattttaatttgatggtCCAAAGCTTTTTTACTAGGTCAATGTCAATGCATCAAGGTTCATTGAGTGGACACATGGGATTTGTATAATTGTTTAACGCTCAGACAAACATGTCCTCGATCTAATGATTTTGTAATCAATTTGCATTTAAAGACTTGATGATAGTTCAGATGGTCGATCAACTGAGCTACTATGATTTCTCGTCTGATTAATTGATTAAGTGATCATCGTTTTGTTTTTATGGGCAGGTTGCAAATGAAGGGAAAATTGAAATTGATGAAGCAAATTGTGAAGGAGTGAAGGAAGAAGAATGTTTGAAGAGAAGGAATTTGGCTGATGCTCATGTTGATTACATTTATACTCAAACTATTATTGACAATAATCATCCATGAATTAATTATGGAGGACCTTTTGTGTTTAAGATTTCTAATCCCCCTTTAATTAGTATACTAAACTATTAAAGGGGTTGTAATGGCATGTtcaaataatactaataaaactaCTTCTGCCTAGTCTCTTTGTATTTGATgcccttcttttctttttttttttattcctatCG
Proteins encoded in this window:
- the LOC107872586 gene encoding phytosulfokines 3: MSKLCTIIIVAFLLCFTTLTFAVRPDSSLVLKPQIHVANEGKIEIDEANCEGVKEEECLKRRNLADAHVDYIYTQTIIDNNHP